In a single window of the Coriobacteriia bacterium genome:
- a CDS encoding NAD(P)-dependent oxidoreductase yields the protein MKRVYIAGAGGMLGSAFYEEFEPAFKLKCTDKDVNEDWLTYLDFRDFDRYREDVREFAPDYLFHLGALTDLEYCETHPDDAYATNAIAVENAVLIANELDIPVLYIGTAGIFDGKQDQYDDWDIPNPLGAYARAKWAGEQYVLQNARRYLICRAGWMMGGGPRKDKKFIQKMMSQIRQGKSELFVVDDKLGTPTYTRDFAHNTRMLLEKEFWGLYNMVCPGMTSRFDVAQTLVGELGLADQITVTPVDSNYFSETYFAPRPDCERLMNRKLQLRQLETMRPWQDALRHYLDTDYSGYLESSD from the coding sequence ATGAAGAGAGTCTACATCGCAGGTGCGGGCGGGATGCTCGGCAGCGCCTTCTACGAAGAGTTCGAGCCGGCCTTCAAGCTGAAGTGCACCGACAAAGACGTCAACGAAGACTGGCTCACGTACCTCGACTTCCGGGATTTCGATCGCTATCGCGAGGATGTTCGCGAATTCGCTCCTGACTACCTGTTCCATCTCGGCGCACTCACCGATCTTGAGTACTGCGAAACGCATCCGGACGACGCCTATGCAACGAATGCGATCGCAGTCGAGAACGCCGTCCTCATCGCAAACGAACTCGATATCCCTGTCTTGTACATCGGTACCGCCGGCATCTTCGACGGGAAGCAGGACCAGTACGACGACTGGGACATCCCCAACCCCCTCGGGGCGTACGCTCGCGCCAAGTGGGCCGGAGAGCAGTACGTGCTACAGAACGCCCGCAGGTACCTCATCTGCCGCGCGGGCTGGATGATGGGCGGGGGGCCCCGCAAAGACAAGAAGTTCATCCAGAAGATGATGAGCCAGATCCGTCAGGGAAAGTCCGAGCTCTTTGTGGTCGATGACAAGCTCGGCACGCCCACTTACACACGGGACTTCGCACACAACACCCGGATGCTGCTGGAGAAGGAGTTCTGGGGGCTCTACAACATGGTGTGTCCCGGCATGACAAGCCGCTTCGACGTGGCGCAGACGCTCGTGGGCGAGCTTGGTCTTGCTGATCAGATCACAGTGACACCGGTGGATTCGAACTACTTCTCAGAGACATACTTCGCCCCCCGGCCCGACTGCGAGCGGCTTATGAACCGGAAGCTGCAACTCCGGCAGCTCGAGACCATGCGGCCCTGGCAGGATGCCCTTCGCCACTATCTCGACACCGACTACAGCGGCTATCTGGAGTCTTCTGACTGA
- a CDS encoding DegT/DnrJ/EryC1/StrS family aminotransferase, producing the protein MRVPFVDLKMQAKTLGDEYGAVLHGIVDRAAYTLGPEVAEFERAFAEFCNADHCIGVSSGTDALKLAYLAVGVGPGDEVIVPANTFIATAEAVSHIGAVPVFVDCLQDTANMDPAKIEAAITTRTRAIVPVHLYGQVAAMREILEVGQRHNVPVVEDACQAHGAEYNGRRAGSLGAVSAFSFYPGKNLGALGDGGAVVTHDPDIADRVRLLRNHGQSDKYTHAVVGYCDRLHNLQAAFLNCKLPLLDDWNESRRASAARYHDLLSGADGIRMITTAAGCLPVFHLFVVEIDDRDRVRDALSAAGIESGIHYPVPLHLTPAYNHRGYSAGDFPNAERLAGRILSLPMYPGMSDEQVEYVVQHLMAAVRG; encoded by the coding sequence GTGCGGGTCCCGTTTGTTGACTTGAAGATGCAGGCCAAGACTCTCGGAGACGAGTATGGCGCCGTGCTCCATGGAATCGTCGATCGTGCCGCCTATACGCTCGGGCCGGAAGTGGCTGAGTTCGAAAGGGCGTTCGCCGAGTTCTGCAACGCTGACCATTGTATCGGCGTCTCGTCGGGCACCGATGCGCTCAAACTGGCGTACCTGGCTGTTGGCGTGGGTCCTGGCGACGAAGTCATCGTTCCAGCGAACACGTTCATCGCCACTGCCGAAGCTGTCAGTCACATCGGGGCAGTGCCGGTCTTTGTGGACTGCCTGCAGGACACGGCGAACATGGATCCAGCCAAGATCGAAGCGGCGATCACGACGCGCACGCGCGCCATTGTCCCGGTTCATCTGTACGGGCAGGTTGCGGCGATGCGGGAGATTCTGGAGGTCGGTCAGCGGCACAACGTCCCGGTGGTCGAAGACGCATGCCAGGCGCACGGCGCGGAGTACAACGGCCGGCGCGCGGGCTCGCTCGGGGCCGTGTCGGCCTTCAGCTTCTATCCCGGCAAGAACCTCGGCGCCCTGGGCGACGGGGGAGCGGTCGTCACCCACGATCCCGATATCGCCGATCGAGTTCGCCTTCTGCGCAACCATGGCCAATCAGACAAGTACACACATGCCGTTGTCGGCTACTGCGACCGACTGCACAACCTGCAGGCCGCCTTCCTCAACTGCAAACTGCCCCTGCTTGATGACTGGAACGAATCGCGGCGGGCCTCTGCCGCGCGCTACCACGATCTACTCTCAGGCGCCGATGGCATCCGCATGATCACCACCGCCGCAGGGTGTCTGCCCGTGTTCCATCTCTTCGTCGTCGAGATCGATGATCGCGACCGCGTGCGCGACGCTCTGTCCGCGGCCGGTATCGAATCAGGCATCCACTATCCCGTGCCGTTGCACCTCACCCCGGCGTACAACCATCGCGGCTACTCGGCTGGCGATTTTCCAAATGCAGAACGCCTTGCTGGACGGATTCTCTCTCTGCCGATGTATCCTGGGATGAGTGACGAACAGGTCGAGTACGTTGTGCAGCATCTGATGGCCGCTGTGCGGGGCTGA
- a CDS encoding acyltransferase: MREDNVVGDDVSIGTTAVLEFGNRIGNNVRIHSGCFLEMVTIEDDVFIGPNTVFTDDPHPMGCPRYKECVGGPIVRRFARIGANCTILPGVEIGENALVGAGSVVVHDVPAGAVVVGNPARVVKRVEDLTCQMEYYDRPYDWPPYRR, from the coding sequence GTGCGCGAAGACAATGTGGTGGGGGACGATGTGTCGATCGGGACCACCGCTGTACTGGAGTTCGGCAACCGCATCGGCAATAACGTCCGCATCCACTCGGGATGCTTTCTCGAGATGGTCACTATAGAGGACGATGTGTTCATCGGGCCCAACACGGTGTTCACGGACGATCCACATCCGATGGGATGCCCACGGTACAAGGAGTGTGTTGGGGGACCCATCGTCCGCAGGTTTGCGCGGATAGGGGCGAACTGCACGATCCTTCCAGGCGTGGAGATCGGTGAGAACGCGCTCGTCGGGGCTGGCTCGGTGGTCGTTCACGACGTACCCGCCGGGGCCGTTGTCGTTGGGAATCCGGCGCGCGTTGTGAAGCGTGTGGAGGATCTGACCTGCCAGATGGAGTACTACGATCGACCGTACGACTGGCCACCGTATCGCCGGTAG
- a CDS encoding glycosyltransferase has product MPSALFVTTVDITLEAFLLPFAAHLREAGWRVDALARGAETNDRIASAFDARFDAGWTRSPFSPASIGAIRRVRQVVSEGSYDLVWVHTPVAAMITRFALRKRAGRPVVIYTAHGFHFYEGGRSFVNAVYRTVERAAAAWTDYLVTINAEDYSAARGFRTIPPERVLRFPGIGVDPTGYAPSSTAERARMRTDLGVPPDSILVTMIAEFTPNKRHALALAALAEVETPNVYVAFAGNGPLLDEVRRDAARRGLEDRVRLCGYRRDVPALLGASDAVMLVSAREGLSRSLLESMASGVPLIGTPTRGIADLIGRDETGWVAKSHSREDLSAAIDAAAADPDERIRRGRVGLERARADYSIAKVLDAYDDLFAQALEAQT; this is encoded by the coding sequence ATGCCTTCAGCCCTCTTCGTCACCACCGTCGACATCACTCTCGAGGCGTTCCTGCTGCCTTTCGCCGCACACCTCCGAGAGGCGGGCTGGCGCGTGGACGCGCTCGCCCGCGGCGCCGAGACCAACGACCGCATCGCGAGCGCTTTCGATGCACGCTTCGACGCGGGCTGGACGCGCAGTCCGTTCTCACCCGCAAGCATCGGCGCCATCCGCCGCGTGCGCCAGGTGGTCTCCGAAGGCAGCTACGACCTGGTGTGGGTTCACACGCCGGTGGCCGCGATGATCACTCGCTTCGCCCTCAGGAAGCGTGCTGGGCGCCCGGTCGTGATCTACACCGCCCACGGCTTCCACTTCTACGAGGGTGGCCGAAGTTTCGTGAATGCCGTCTACCGCACGGTTGAGCGCGCGGCTGCAGCGTGGACCGACTACCTCGTCACGATCAACGCCGAGGACTACTCGGCCGCGCGCGGCTTCAGGACGATTCCCCCCGAGCGCGTCTTGCGATTCCCGGGAATCGGGGTCGACCCCACTGGCTACGCCCCGTCATCGACAGCCGAGCGGGCACGCATGAGGACCGATCTCGGCGTGCCGCCAGACTCCATTCTGGTCACGATGATCGCGGAGTTCACCCCGAACAAGCGGCACGCACTCGCTCTGGCTGCGCTCGCCGAGGTGGAGACCCCGAATGTGTACGTGGCGTTCGCCGGGAACGGACCGCTACTCGATGAGGTGAGGCGAGATGCGGCTCGGCGCGGGCTGGAAGACCGAGTACGGCTCTGTGGCTACCGCCGAGACGTGCCGGCACTGCTGGGAGCGAGCGATGCGGTCATGCTTGTCTCTGCACGTGAGGGTCTCTCACGTTCACTACTCGAATCCATGGCCTCGGGTGTCCCCCTCATAGGAACCCCCACCCGTGGCATCGCCGACCTCATAGGCCGTGATGAGACAGGCTGGGTCGCCAAGTCGCACAGCCGCGAGGACCTATCCGCTGCCATCGATGCTGCTGCCGCTGATCCCGATGAGAGAATCCGCCGGGGTCGTGTCGGTCTCGAGCGAGCGAGAGCGGACTACTCAATCGCCAAAGTGCTTGACGCGTACGATGACCTGTTCGCGCAAGCACTAGAGGCGCAGACCTGA
- a CDS encoding exopolysaccharide biosynthesis polyprenyl glycosylphosphotransferase, giving the protein MISKRASTALGLAALDAATAVLAGFAAFALRNNPGVKWFDLSGPISADWSLAVFAVAVVVSGRLLGLYEREVFVSRPLHLWTIMRSTGLSFVLSALGVYLLKTSGVEQSRIIAGITFVLFLVLDSVLRLTILDHGFRASLRNRAADRVGVVGNSIYADELVSKLAELRGFARVERLTGLDVQRNLFGEMGVASAAAAPGFGDFCCVFLDAPSVPPQHVFGVIEWANRMGADCFVVSPLLRGLEVTPILAELFQQPVARVRRSLESVRAHMFKRAFDIVGSLAGIILLSPVILAAALAVRLSSPGPVLFRQERVGRDGQTFWFLKLRSMRVDNDDAVHREFVTSHIKGARTDAQESEESELLKLEVDDRITPVGRFIRKFSLDELPQFFNVLLGDMSLVGPRPALPYEVDVYETWHCQRMMVTPGLTGMWQVAGRSTVSFDEMIFQDLMYAKNQSLMVDVMLCLKTIPAVLVGRGAA; this is encoded by the coding sequence ATGATCTCGAAACGGGCATCCACCGCTTTGGGCCTTGCTGCATTGGATGCAGCGACTGCAGTGCTGGCGGGGTTCGCGGCATTCGCCCTGCGCAACAATCCTGGCGTCAAATGGTTCGACCTCAGCGGTCCGATCTCAGCCGACTGGTCGCTTGCCGTGTTCGCTGTGGCGGTGGTCGTGTCCGGCAGGTTGCTTGGGCTGTACGAGCGCGAAGTGTTCGTCTCCCGACCGCTCCACCTCTGGACGATCATGCGCAGCACCGGCTTGTCGTTTGTGCTTTCGGCGCTCGGTGTCTATCTTCTCAAGACCTCCGGCGTGGAGCAGTCTCGCATCATCGCCGGGATCACGTTCGTTCTCTTTCTCGTTCTCGATAGCGTTCTGCGGTTGACGATTCTAGACCACGGGTTTCGCGCGTCTCTGCGCAATCGTGCTGCCGATCGCGTTGGGGTCGTAGGCAACTCGATATACGCGGACGAACTAGTGAGCAAGCTCGCCGAGTTGCGCGGCTTCGCGCGCGTTGAGCGTCTCACCGGCTTGGACGTGCAAAGGAATCTCTTCGGCGAAATGGGTGTGGCCAGCGCTGCGGCTGCTCCTGGCTTTGGCGACTTCTGCTGCGTCTTCCTAGACGCTCCCAGTGTCCCACCCCAGCACGTGTTCGGTGTCATCGAATGGGCTAATCGCATGGGCGCGGACTGCTTCGTCGTATCGCCGCTGCTCCGCGGTCTCGAAGTCACGCCTATCCTCGCGGAGCTCTTTCAGCAGCCCGTTGCTCGTGTACGGCGCAGTCTCGAGAGTGTCAGAGCGCACATGTTCAAGCGTGCGTTCGACATCGTGGGCAGCCTGGCGGGAATCATCCTGCTCTCTCCAGTGATCTTGGCTGCGGCGTTGGCAGTTCGCCTGAGCTCCCCAGGGCCGGTCCTGTTCAGGCAGGAGCGTGTCGGCAGGGATGGCCAAACGTTCTGGTTTCTGAAGCTGCGGTCCATGCGCGTTGACAACGACGATGCAGTCCATCGCGAGTTTGTGACGTCTCATATCAAGGGTGCGAGAACCGATGCCCAAGAGTCTGAGGAAAGCGAGCTTCTGAAGCTTGAGGTCGACGATCGAATCACACCGGTCGGCCGCTTCATCAGGAAGTTCTCCTTAGATGAGCTGCCGCAGTTCTTCAATGTCCTCCTCGGAGACATGAGTCTTGTGGGGCCGCGCCCTGCACTACCCTACGAGGTTGATGTGTACGAGACCTGGCACTGTCAGAGAATGATGGTCACCCCCGGTCTCACGGGGATGTGGCAGGTGGCCGGTCGCAGCACGGTATCTTTCGATGAGATGATCTTCCAGGATCTGATGTACGCGAAGAACCAGTCATTGATGGTGGATGTCATGCTGTGCCTGAAGACGATTCCCGCCGTCTTGGTGGGGCGTGGAGCAGCGTAA
- a CDS encoding glycosyltransferase, which translates to MSHVFSLTSLLEQEGHEVRHFAMHHPENLECEDSRYWVEEIDFAALNERKTLRSSLRVAGRAIYSPETAQQLSRMLDDWMPDVAHVHSIHGHLSPSVLRTLRHRQVPVVWTLHDFRLLCPNSTFLSGDGVCERCAGGNVLHCITRRCKKGSIAASTVAALESAVHRLLRIQRWVDVFVAPSMFLQGKMVQYGVTPDRIVFVRNGLGSQWVPHPASIGGPALFVGRLSVEKGVHTVLRALAALPEGRLEVAGGGPEEGALKELSKTLGLDARVSWLGRLGTREVEEALSRAAYVVVPSRWYENCPYSVMEAQASGLPVIASRLGGLPELVEDGVSGLLADAEDVQQWAEHMQRLWADRELAERLHAGAVRKAAEYDLGLFYSRIMDVYEMAIRRSEARRRG; encoded by the coding sequence ATGTCCCACGTCTTCTCGCTCACGTCGTTGCTTGAGCAGGAGGGTCACGAGGTCCGCCATTTCGCGATGCACCATCCAGAGAACCTTGAGTGCGAAGATTCGCGGTACTGGGTCGAAGAGATCGACTTCGCGGCGCTGAACGAGCGCAAGACCCTGCGGAGCAGCCTCCGTGTCGCAGGACGTGCCATCTACTCCCCTGAGACGGCGCAACAGCTTTCTCGGATGCTTGACGATTGGATGCCAGATGTAGCGCACGTGCATTCCATCCACGGTCATCTGAGCCCCTCTGTACTCCGTACGCTACGGCACAGACAAGTGCCCGTCGTCTGGACGCTGCACGACTTCAGGCTGCTGTGTCCCAACAGTACGTTCCTCTCGGGGGACGGCGTGTGTGAGCGGTGCGCGGGCGGCAATGTCCTGCACTGCATCACTCGTCGCTGCAAGAAGGGCTCGATCGCCGCTAGCACGGTGGCTGCACTGGAGAGCGCGGTTCATCGGCTGCTGCGCATTCAACGGTGGGTGGATGTATTCGTTGCGCCGAGCATGTTCTTGCAGGGCAAGATGGTGCAGTACGGAGTCACGCCTGATCGGATCGTGTTCGTTCGCAACGGGCTCGGTTCACAGTGGGTTCCGCATCCTGCAAGCATCGGCGGACCGGCGCTGTTCGTCGGTCGGTTGAGCGTCGAGAAGGGTGTGCACACGGTGCTCCGGGCTCTCGCGGCACTGCCCGAAGGACGGCTGGAGGTAGCAGGTGGTGGACCCGAAGAGGGCGCGCTGAAGGAGTTGTCGAAGACGCTCGGGCTAGATGCCCGTGTGAGTTGGCTGGGGCGACTCGGGACGCGTGAGGTCGAAGAGGCTCTGAGCCGTGCTGCGTACGTTGTCGTTCCGTCTCGCTGGTATGAGAACTGCCCGTATTCGGTGATGGAAGCGCAGGCGAGCGGTCTGCCTGTCATCGCCTCCCGTCTGGGAGGCCTACCCGAGCTGGTCGAAGACGGCGTCTCGGGCCTGCTTGCCGACGCCGAAGACGTTCAGCAGTGGGCGGAGCATATGCAGCGGCTGTGGGCCGACCGCGAGTTGGCCGAGCGGCTGCACGCCGGAGCGGTTCGCAAAGCAGCCGAGTACGACCTCGGGCTCTTCTATTCGCGCATCATGGATGTCTACGAGATGGCAATCCGCAGAAGCGAGGCTCGCCGTCGAGGGTGA
- a CDS encoding glycosyltransferase family 4 protein produces MDRIAEQAEGAPIRVAFIGMRGLPADLPKAGGGERETEEKATRLAAMGYDVTAYCRWHYNRRPHSPYRGVRLISLPSVPTKSLDTLTHSLLATLHAGATRASVISYHGMGNGLFVPLARLLRKKSVVYMDGADWLRPKWGGFARLTLRSAARAACRWADAVYVDNATAQETIGKVFGRVPELITLAAQIREDPGAEALGKWGLEPEQYVLFVGLLKPDKGVHLLLEAYERLETDLPLVIVGDSPDGGPYVTRLKATEDGRVRFLGYVYGQDAQQLFANALLYVQPSLVEGNSPALMTAMSYGRCVISSDIPENAETVGEAGRTFASEDAASLAAELSRLLQAPDEVELLGRMARARIKAVYNWDVVLRQLDRLYRRL; encoded by the coding sequence GTGGACAGAATAGCAGAGCAGGCGGAGGGTGCGCCTATACGCGTCGCGTTCATCGGCATGCGCGGTCTCCCGGCAGATCTGCCGAAGGCCGGAGGTGGCGAGCGGGAGACGGAAGAGAAGGCCACCAGGCTTGCGGCTATGGGATACGACGTCACCGCCTATTGCAGATGGCACTACAACCGTCGACCGCACAGTCCGTACAGGGGAGTCCGGCTCATCTCGCTGCCGTCCGTTCCGACCAAGAGCCTCGATACGCTTACCCATTCCCTTCTGGCAACGCTTCATGCCGGCGCCACTCGTGCGAGTGTCATCAGCTATCACGGCATGGGCAACGGCTTGTTCGTGCCTCTGGCCAGGCTCCTCCGGAAGAAGAGCGTTGTGTACATGGACGGGGCAGACTGGCTCCGCCCGAAGTGGGGCGGGTTTGCGCGGCTCACGCTGCGGAGCGCCGCCCGTGCCGCGTGCAGATGGGCCGATGCGGTCTACGTGGACAACGCGACGGCCCAGGAGACCATCGGCAAGGTCTTCGGCAGAGTGCCCGAGCTGATCACGCTCGCAGCGCAGATTCGCGAGGATCCCGGCGCCGAGGCGCTCGGCAAGTGGGGACTCGAACCGGAGCAGTACGTTCTCTTCGTTGGTTTGCTCAAACCTGATAAGGGAGTGCATCTACTGCTCGAAGCCTATGAGCGGCTGGAGACAGACCTGCCTCTCGTCATTGTCGGTGACAGTCCCGACGGAGGACCGTACGTCACTCGTTTGAAGGCGACGGAAGACGGTAGGGTGCGCTTCCTGGGGTACGTGTACGGCCAGGATGCGCAGCAGCTGTTTGCGAACGCGTTGCTGTACGTGCAGCCGTCGTTGGTGGAGGGCAACTCACCCGCTCTCATGACCGCTATGTCCTACGGACGCTGTGTGATCTCGAGTGACATACCCGAGAATGCTGAGACTGTAGGCGAGGCAGGGAGAACCTTCGCGTCCGAAGATGCAGCGAGTCTTGCCGCCGAGCTGTCGCGCCTGCTGCAGGCTCCGGACGAAGTCGAGCTCCTCGGACGCATGGCGAGGGCCAGGATTAAGGCCGTGTACAACTGGGACGTCGTGCTGAGGCAACTCGACCGTCTGTACCGGCGGCTTTGA
- a CDS encoding Gfo/Idh/MocA family oxidoreductase, whose product MTVNVALVGFGYWGPNLLRNYWALPDVYVSWLCDLNEGRLAEAKTRYPALETTTSLDDVLGDPEVDAVVIATPITTHHAIARAALLAGKHVFVEKPMTASAAEADDLVALGESSGKVLMVGHTFVFSPPVQKVKEIIASGELGDVYFITSSRVNLGLHQRDVSVIWDLAPHDLSILEYWLGETPSSVGTVGRGCVVSSIPDVAFMSLGYESGMVAQVEVSWLSPVKLRRTVIVGSKKMLVYDDTENVEKVKVFDHGVDFREPESFGEYQLSYRTGDITSPKLASTEPLFIEASHFVECIRTGARPMTDARAGRAVVRTLEAAERAMRGGCRESV is encoded by the coding sequence ATGACTGTCAACGTCGCACTCGTGGGCTTCGGGTACTGGGGACCGAATCTTCTGCGGAACTACTGGGCCTTGCCTGACGTCTACGTCTCCTGGTTGTGCGACCTGAACGAGGGACGTCTCGCTGAGGCCAAGACCCGGTATCCCGCACTGGAGACCACGACGTCGCTCGACGACGTGTTGGGCGACCCAGAAGTGGATGCGGTCGTTATCGCGACGCCGATAACGACTCACCATGCAATTGCCCGTGCCGCGCTGCTTGCGGGCAAGCACGTATTCGTTGAGAAGCCCATGACCGCATCGGCAGCCGAGGCCGACGACCTCGTGGCACTTGGCGAGTCGAGCGGCAAGGTGCTGATGGTTGGACATACGTTCGTCTTCAGTCCGCCGGTTCAGAAGGTGAAGGAGATCATCGCGTCGGGGGAGTTGGGTGACGTGTACTTCATCACCTCCTCACGCGTGAACCTGGGTCTGCATCAGCGGGACGTCAGCGTCATCTGGGACCTTGCGCCCCACGATCTCTCGATTCTCGAGTACTGGCTCGGAGAGACTCCTTCGAGCGTGGGTACGGTCGGGCGCGGGTGTGTCGTCAGCAGCATCCCGGATGTCGCGTTCATGAGCCTGGGATACGAATCGGGAATGGTCGCACAGGTCGAAGTCTCGTGGCTGTCACCCGTGAAGCTTCGCCGGACCGTGATCGTCGGCAGCAAGAAGATGCTCGTCTACGACGACACGGAGAATGTGGAGAAGGTGAAGGTCTTCGACCACGGCGTCGACTTCCGCGAGCCGGAGTCCTTCGGCGAGTACCAACTCTCGTACAGGACCGGCGACATAACCTCTCCGAAGTTGGCGTCGACAGAGCCGCTGTTCATCGAAGCGTCGCACTTCGTTGAGTGCATTCGTACCGGGGCGCGCCCCATGACCGATGCACGTGCAGGCCGCGCGGTAGTCCGAACACTCGAAGCGGCTGAACGCGCGATGCGCGGTGGTTGCAGGGAGTCGGTATGA
- a CDS encoding acyltransferase has product MTLRPGVRIEVTSVLRELGEGIEIGDRVGVSEDCFLGAKGRIVIGNDSMLGPSTKLIAENHSFERTDIPIREQGETRKGIVIGADCWLGANVVILDGVCVGDHSIVAAGAVVTEDVESLTVVGGVPARTLRRRS; this is encoded by the coding sequence GTGACCCTTAGACCCGGCGTCCGTATCGAGGTCACCAGCGTGCTGCGCGAACTTGGTGAAGGTATCGAAATCGGCGATCGGGTGGGAGTGAGCGAGGACTGCTTCCTAGGTGCCAAGGGTCGCATCGTTATCGGCAACGACAGCATGCTCGGTCCATCTACGAAGCTCATTGCGGAGAATCACTCGTTTGAGCGGACGGACATCCCTATTCGGGAGCAGGGAGAGACACGGAAGGGCATCGTGATCGGAGCGGATTGTTGGCTCGGTGCGAACGTGGTGATCCTGGACGGCGTCTGCGTCGGCGACCATTCGATCGTCGCTGCCGGTGCCGTCGTGACCGAGGATGTGGAGAGTCTCACGGTGGTCGGCGGCGTTCCCGCGCGGACGCTTCGCCGGAGGTCGTGA
- a CDS encoding polysaccharide pyruvyl transferase family protein, with amino-acid sequence MSRRVAIMSRHAIGNYGSLLQAYALQTVLQRLGHDPLYVDYRPHSDNAWCTCRTIMKASSKWNRNPLTRLAYLAVRVPETAYRDWLFGSWRKRLLKVTNRKYRSHRPLSRRRPDADVYCTGSDQVWNVTGRGVIDPAYLFCFLPPNVPRFSYAASLGKAALEEPDERKLRVGLKRYAAVSVREGFGVDTIEAMGYSATHVLDPTMLLCSDDWASLMPSDTPESRYVLAYQMHWTKESDDWARRVSDTLGLELIRITTSFHDRVRAQGKVLVLPTVGEFLWYVRNADLVLTDSFHGTAFSIVFNRPFLEILPSKYPQRNLDLLNSLGLTDRVVTVASDPTVALSGLDYRPVNQVLDQRREESLSFLRESLAACGREVGLVD; translated from the coding sequence GTGTCAAGAAGAGTGGCGATAATGTCCAGGCACGCAATAGGGAACTACGGCTCCCTACTGCAGGCGTATGCGCTGCAGACGGTACTGCAGCGGCTGGGTCACGATCCACTCTACGTGGACTACCGGCCGCATTCCGACAACGCGTGGTGCACTTGCCGGACGATAATGAAGGCGTCCAGCAAGTGGAATAGGAATCCTCTGACACGTCTTGCGTACCTTGCAGTGCGAGTGCCGGAGACCGCCTACAGAGACTGGTTGTTCGGTTCGTGGCGGAAGAGACTGCTGAAGGTTACGAATCGCAAGTATCGGAGTCACCGGCCGCTTTCACGGCGCCGCCCGGACGCAGACGTCTACTGCACCGGCAGCGATCAAGTGTGGAATGTTACCGGACGCGGCGTGATTGATCCAGCCTATCTGTTCTGCTTCCTCCCGCCGAATGTACCCCGGTTCTCATACGCCGCCAGTCTCGGCAAGGCAGCGCTCGAGGAGCCCGACGAGCGGAAGCTAAGGGTTGGGCTCAAGCGCTATGCGGCAGTATCGGTTCGGGAGGGGTTTGGCGTCGATACTATCGAGGCGATGGGCTACTCGGCCACACATGTACTCGATCCCACGATGCTGCTGTGCAGTGATGACTGGGCCTCCTTGATGCCAAGCGACACGCCGGAGAGCAGGTACGTTCTGGCATACCAGATGCACTGGACGAAGGAGAGCGACGATTGGGCTAGGCGAGTCTCCGATACCCTAGGACTTGAACTCATACGGATTACCACGAGCTTTCATGACCGAGTTCGCGCTCAGGGCAAGGTGCTGGTGCTTCCAACCGTGGGGGAGTTTCTCTGGTATGTAAGGAACGCCGACCTAGTGCTGACTGACTCGTTTCATGGTACGGCGTTCTCGATTGTGTTCAACCGGCCGTTCCTGGAGATCCTTCCAAGCAAGTACCCACAACGAAACCTGGACCTGCTCAACAGTTTGGGTCTGACGGATCGGGTCGTGACGGTCGCGAGCGACCCAACAGTTGCACTAAGTGGGCTGGACTATCGTCCCGTGAACCAGGTGCTGGATCAACGCCGAGAAGAGTCGCTGTCGTTCCTGCGTGAGTCGTTAGCAGCCTGCGGGAGAGAGGTTGGTCTTGTTGACTGA